A single window of Nicotiana tomentosiformis chromosome 1, ASM39032v3, whole genome shotgun sequence DNA harbors:
- the LOC104103489 gene encoding uncharacterized protein — protein sequence MHRVASAGNTSNSVRPRKEKRLTYVLNDADDTKHCAGVNCLAVLKSSAADGCDYLFTGSRDGTLKRWALAEDGATCSATFESHVDWVNDAVLTGSNRLVSCSSDTTVKVWDGLSEGSCIKTLRQHSDYVTSLASAEKNSNVIASAGLGGEVFIWDLEAALAPTSKSGDATEEDCSNGVNSSGSSLPMTSIRPISSSNNISLHTQSQAYIPVAAKGHKESVYALAMNESGSLLVSGGTEKVVRVWDPRTGSKTMKLKGHTDNIRALLIDSTGRFCISGSSDSMIRLWDLGQQRCVHSYAVHMDSVWSLASTPTFSHVYSGGRDLSLYLTDLATRESVLLCTKEHPISQLALHDDGIWVATTDSSVHMWPAEVRNPQKVFQRGGSFLAGNLSFSRARVSLEGSTPVPVYKEPSLSIPGTPGIVQHEILNNRRHVLTKDAAGTVKLWEITRGAVIHNYGEVSFEKKKEELFEMVSIPAWFTVDTRLGSLAVHLDTPQCFSAEMYSADLNIPGKPEDDKVNLARETLKGLLAHWLTKRKQRFGSQASANGEAPPGKDVSTRNLTASRVEVDGNADNDSAVYPPFEFSAASPPSIITEGSQSGPWRKKITDLDGMEDEKDMPWWVMDCVMNNRLPPRENTKCSFYLHPCEGSTVQILTQGKLSAPRILRIHKVINYVVEKMVLDKPMDNINSDGTGGQVTHPALGGDGLFRTGLKPWQKLKPSIEILCNNQVLSPDMSLATVRAYIWKKPEDLVLNYRVLTSR from the exons ATGCACCGTGTAGCAAGTGCAGGCAACACATCCAATTCGGTTCGGCCTAGAAAGGAGAAGAGGTTGACATATGTTTTGAATGATGCAGATGACACTAAG CATTGTGCAGGTGTAAATTGTTTGGCTGTATTGAAGTCATCAGCAGCTGATGGATGTGACTACCTATTTACTGGGAGTAGAGATGGCACATTAAAGAGATGGGCGTTGGCTGAAGATGGTGCCACCTGTTCTGCTACATTTGAGTCACATGTCGACTGG GTAAATGATGCAGTTCTTACAGGCAGTAACAGATTAGTGTCATGCTCCTCAGACACCACAGTCAAG GTGTGGGATGGCTTATCGGAGGGCTCTTGTATTAAGACACTCCGTCAGCACTCTGATTACGTCACCAGCCTAGCTTCAGCAGAAAAAAAT AGTAATGTTATTGCATCTGCTGGTCTTGGTGGTGAGGTATTCATATGGGATCTTGAAGCTGCACTTGCTCCGACATCTAAATCAGGTGATGCAACCGAAGAAGACTGTTCAAATGGTGTCAATAGTTCAGGAAGTTCATTGCCCATGACAAGCATCCGTCCTATTAGTTCGAGCAATAACATTTCCTTGCACACCCAGTCTCAAGCATATATTCCTGTGGCTGCAAAAGGCCATAAGGAGTCAGTATATGCATTGGCAATGAATGAGAGCGGATCCCTTCTTGTTTCTGGTGGAACTGAGAAG GTTGTGCGTGTTTGGGACCCAAGAACTGGTTCCAAGACCATGAAGCTAAAAGGTCATACAGATAATATTAGGGCACTACTGATAGATTCTACTGGCAG GTTCTGCATATCTGGGTCATCTGATTCCATGATTAG ACTGTGGGATCTAGGTCAGCAGAGATGTGTGCATTCTTATGCTGTGCATATGGATTCTGTATGGTCACTTGCTAGCACTCCGACATTTAGTCATGTTTATAGTGGTGGAAGAGACCTCTCT TTGTACTTGACAGATTTGGCAACAAGGGAGAGTGTATTGCTCTGCACGAAGGAACACCCTATTTCGCAGTTAGCATTGCATGATGACGGCATTTGGGTGGCCACAACTGATTCATCTGTACATATGTGGCCTGCAGAAGTGCGTAATCCCCAGAAAGTTTTTCAAAGAGGGGGCTCATTCTTGGCTGGAAATTTGTCCTTTTCCAGGGCGAGGGTTTCTCTAGAAGGATCTACGCCT GTGCCTGTCTATAAAGAACCATCTCTTAGCATTCCTGGAACTCCAGGAATAGTGCAACACGAGATTTTGAACAACAGAAGACATGTCCTGACTAAG GATGCTGCTGGTACAGTGAAGTTGTGGGAGATCACTAGAGGTGCTGTGATTCACAACTATGGAGAG GTTTCAtttgagaagaagaaagaagaactTTTTGAGATG GTGAGCATCCCTGCATGGTTCACTGTGGACACTAGGCTTGGAAGCCTGGCTGTACATCTGGATACTCCACAATGCTTTTCTGCTGAGATGTACTCTGCTGACCTCAACATTCCGGGGAAGCCTGAAGATGACAAG GTTAATTTAGCTCGAGAAACTCTTAAAGGGCTGTTGGCTCATTGGTTAACCAAACGAAAGCAGAGATTTGGATCTCAAGCTTCAGCGAATGGGGAAGCCCCACCTGGAAAGGATGTATCTACAAGGAATTTGACTGCATCAAGAGTTGAAGTAGATGGTAATGCTGACAATGATTCTGCAGTATATCCCCCCTTCGAATTTTCAGCAGCATCCCCTCCATCAATTATTACAGAGGGCTCTCAAAGTGGTCCATGGAGGAAAAAGATTACTGATTTAGATGGAATGGAGGATGAGAAGGACATGCCATGGTGGGTAATGGATTGTGTGATGAACAATCGCTTGCCTCCCAGGGAAAATACCAA ATGTAGCTTCTACTTGCATCCATGTGAGGGTTCTACTGTCCAGATCCTTACCCAAGGAAAGCTGAGTGCACCTCGCATATTAAGAATTCACAAA GTCATCAACTATGTCGTTGAAAAGATGGTTCTTGACAAACCCATGGATAATATAAACTCAGATGGAACTGGAGGACAGGTTACACACCCAGCTCTTGGAGGAGATGGCTTATTTCGGACTGGGTTGAAGCCTTGGCAAAAGCTTAAGCCATCTATAGAAATCTTGTGCAATAACCAG GTTTTATCTCCTGATATGAGCTTAGCAACTGTCCGTGCCTATATATGGAAGAAACCTGAAGATCTTGTCCTCAACTACCGGGTGTTGACGAGCAGGTGA
- the LOC104103491 gene encoding uncharacterized protein, with the protein MPPSKKSKGKSKSGELTQPAVSTPKIPACIRAIPPSSVAITIHAKPGSKIATVTDLDDDAVGVQIDAPAKDGEANAALIDYISSVVGVKRRQVSIGSGSKSRDKVLIVEDVTLQGVFDALAKVLKD; encoded by the coding sequence ATGCCTCCCTCGAAGAAAAGCAAAGGTAAAAGCAAGTCAGGCGAGTTAACTCAGCCGGCtgtttcaactcccaaaattccgGCGTGCATCCGCGCCATTCCTCCGTCGTCCGTCGCCATCACGATCCACGCGAAGCCAGGGTCCAAAATCGCCACCGTCACTGACTTGGATGACGATGCAGTTGGTGTTCAAATAGACGCTCCTGCTAAAGATGGTGAAGCTAATGCTGCCCTAATCGATTATATAAGCTCCGTTGTTGGGGTCAAAAGAAGACAAGTTTCTATAGGTTCTGGTTCGAAATCCAGGGATAAGGTCCTCATTGTGGAGGATGTTACTTTACAGGGAGTTTTTGATGCTCTCGCCAAAGTTTTGAAAGATTAG